One genomic segment of Odocoileus virginianus isolate 20LAN1187 ecotype Illinois chromosome 33, Ovbor_1.2, whole genome shotgun sequence includes these proteins:
- the FKBP6 gene encoding inactive peptidyl-prolyl cis-trans isomerase FKBP6 isoform X1, producing the protein MGGSARNPGVLQRDDSPSQSPYQHLSQRMLDISGDRGVLKDVIREGAGELVTPDASVLVKYSGYLEHMDKPFDSNCFRKTPRLMKLGEDITLWGMELGLLSMRRGELARFLFKPTYAYGTLGCPPLIPPNTTVLFEIELLDFLDSAESDKFCALSAEQQGQFPLEKVLKVAATEREFGNYLFRQNRFYDAKMRYKRALMLLRRRTAPAEEQHLVETAKLLVFLNLSFTYLKLERPTMALRYGEQALIIDQKNAKALFRCGQACLLMTEYQKARDFLVRAQREQPFNHDINNELKKLAGYYRDYMDKEREMCHRMFAPGDNGSTIGEN; encoded by the exons ATGGGGGGCAGCGCCCGGAATCCGGGAGTCCTGCAAAGGGACGACTCCCCCAGCCAG TCTCCGTACCAGCACTTAAGTCAAAGGATGCTGGACATTTCGGGGGACCGGGGCGTGCTGAAAGATGTCATTCGAGAGGGAGCTGGAGAGCTGGTGACACCGGACGCTTCCGTGCTTG TGAAATATTCTGGATATCTGGAGCACATGGACAAGCCTTTTGATTCTAATTGCTTTAGGAAAACTCCTCGGCTCATGAAACTTGGAGAGG ATATCACACTGTGGGGCATGGAGCTGGGCCTTCTGAGCATGCGGAGAGGGGAGCTGGCCAGGTTCCTGTTCAAACCCACCTATGCCTACGGAACGCTGGGCTGCCCTCCCCTGATCCCCCCAAACACCACCGTCTTGTTTGAGATCGAGTTGCTTGACTTCCTGGACTCTGCTGAGTCGGACAAGTTTTGTGCCCTCTCGGCC GAGCAACAGGGTCAGTTTCCACTTGAGAAGGTCCTAAAGGTGGCAGCTACTGAACGGGAGTTTGGCAACTACCTTTTCCGCCAGAATCGTTTCTATGATGCCAAAATGAGATATAAACGG GCCTTGATGCTCCTCCGCCGGCGAACAGCACCCGCTGAAGAGCAGCACTTGGTGGAGACCGCCAAGCTGCTTGTTTTCCTCAATCTGTCCTTTACTTACCTGAAACTGGAGCGCCCCACCATGGCCCTGCGCTATGGAGAGCAGGCTCTGATCATTGACCAAAAGAATGCCAAGGCCCTCTTCCGCTGTGGACAG GCTTGTCTCCTTATGACCGAGTACCAGAAGGCCCGGGATTTTCTAGTCCGAGCCCAGAGGGAGCAGCCCTTCAACCACGACATCAATAACGAGCTGAAGAAACTGGCCGG ctACTATAGGGACTACATggacaaagagagagaaatgtgtcACCGGATGTTTGCTCCTGGTGACAATGGCTCTACAATAGGAGAAAACTAA
- the TRIM50 gene encoding E3 ubiquitin-protein ligase TRIM50, whose translation MAWQVSVPELEDRLQCPMCLEVFKEPLMLQCGHSYCKGCLVALSRHLASELRCPVCRREVDYSSSPPNVSLAKVIEALQLPGDPEPQVCVHHRNPLSLFCEKDQELICGLCGLLGAHQHHRVTPVSTVYSRMKEELAALISDLKQEQKKVDEQMAKLVNNRTRIVNESDVFSWVIRREFQELHHLVDEEKARCLEGVEGHTRGLVASLDMQLEQARGARERLVQAASVLEQFGNESHHEFIRKYHTMASSPELQQARLSEGAFSPISFKPGLHQADIKLTVWKRLFRKVLPAPESLKLDPATAHPLLELSKGNTVVQCGLLARRRASQPERFDYSTCVLASRGFSCGRHYWEVAVGSKSDWRLGVIKGTASRKGKLSKSPEHGVWLIGLKEGRVYEAFSCPRVPLPVAGHPHRIGVYLHYEQGELTFFDADRPDDLRPLYSFQADFQGKLYPILDTCWHERGSNSLPMVLPPPSGPGQLSPLQPTKL comes from the exons ATGGCGTGGCAGGTGAGCGTGCCCGAGCTGGAGGACCGCCTGCAGTGCCCCATGTGCCTGGAGGTCTTCAAGGAGCCCCTGATGCTGCAGTGCGGCCACTCCTACTGCAAGGGCTGCCTGGTGGCCCTGTCCCGCCACCTGGCCTCGGAGCTGCGCTGCCCCGTGTGCCGGCGGGAAGTGGACTACAGCAGCTCCCCGCCCAACGTCTCCCTGGCCAAGGTGATCGAAGCCCTGCAGCTCCCTGGGGATCCGGAGCCCCAGGTGTGCGTGCACCACCGGAACCCCCTCAGCCTCTTCTGCGAGAAGGACCAGGAGCTCATCTGTGGCCTCTGTGGCCTGCTGGGCGCCCACCAGCACCACCGGGTCACGCCCGTCTCCACCGTTTACAGCCGCATGAAG GAGGAGCTAGCAGCCCTCATCTCCGACCTGAAGCAGGAACAAAAGAAGGTGGATGAGCAAATGGCCAAACTGGTGAACAACAGGACTCGGATTGTG AACGAGTCCGATGTTTTCAGCTGGGTGATCCGGCGTGAGTTCCAGGAGCTCCACCACCTGGTGGATGAGGAGAAGGCCCGCTGCCTGGAGGGGGTGGAGGGCCACACCCGCGGCCTTGTGGCCTCCCTGGACATGCAGCTGGAGCAGGCCCGGGGTGCTCGGGAGCGGCTGGTCCAGGCCGCGAGTGTGCTGGAGCAGTTTGGCAATGAGAGTCACCATGAGTTCATCCGG AAGTACCACACCATGGCCTCCAG CCCAGAGCTCCAGCAGGCCCGACTCTCAGAAGGTGCCTTCAGCCCCATCTCCTTCAAGCCAGGCCTGCACCAGGCTGACATCAAGCTGACGGTGTGGAAAAGGCTTTTCCGAAAGGTTCTGCCAG CCCCGGAGTCCCTCAAGCTGGACCCGGCCACGGCCCACCCGCTCCTGGAGCTCTCCAAGGGCAACACGGTGGTGCAGTGTGGGCTCCTGGCCCGGCGGCGCGCCAGCCAGCCCGAGCGCTTCGACTACAGCACATGTGTCCTGGCCAGcaggggcttctcctgtggcCGCCACTACTGGGAGGTGGCAGTGGGCAGCAAGAGCGACTGGCGCCTGGGGGTCATTAAGGGCACGGCCAGCCGCAAGGGCAAGCTGAGCAAGTCCCCGGAGCACGGCGTGTGGCTCATCGGCCTGAAGGAGGGCCGCGTGTACGAGGCCTTCAGCTGCCCCCGGGTGCCCCTGCCCGTGGCGGGCCACCCCCACCGCATCGGCGTCTACCTGCACTATGAGCAGGGGGAGCTCACCTTCTTCGACGCCGACCGCCCGGACGACCTGCGGCCACTCTACTCGTTCCAGGCCGACTTCCAGGGCAAGCTGTACCCCATCCTGGACACGTGCTGGCATGAGAGGGGCAGCAACTCCCTGCCCATGGTGCTGCCGCCACCCAGTGGGCCCGGCCAGCTCTccccactgcagcccaccaagctgtAG
- the FKBP6 gene encoding inactive peptidyl-prolyl cis-trans isomerase FKBP6 isoform X2, which produces MNVSSRPLNGLPRLDAEDRSPYQHLSQRMLDISGDRGVLKDVIREGAGELVTPDASVLVKYSGYLEHMDKPFDSNCFRKTPRLMKLGEDITLWGMELGLLSMRRGELARFLFKPTYAYGTLGCPPLIPPNTTVLFEIELLDFLDSAESDKFCALSAEQQGQFPLEKVLKVAATEREFGNYLFRQNRFYDAKMRYKRALMLLRRRTAPAEEQHLVETAKLLVFLNLSFTYLKLERPTMALRYGEQALIIDQKNAKALFRCGQACLLMTEYQKARDFLVRAQREQPFNHDINNELKKLAGYYRDYMDKEREMCHRMFAPGDNGSTIGEN; this is translated from the exons ATGAACGTCTCCTCGCGGCCCCTGAACGGATTGCCACGGTTGGACGCGGAAGACCGG TCTCCGTACCAGCACTTAAGTCAAAGGATGCTGGACATTTCGGGGGACCGGGGCGTGCTGAAAGATGTCATTCGAGAGGGAGCTGGAGAGCTGGTGACACCGGACGCTTCCGTGCTTG TGAAATATTCTGGATATCTGGAGCACATGGACAAGCCTTTTGATTCTAATTGCTTTAGGAAAACTCCTCGGCTCATGAAACTTGGAGAGG ATATCACACTGTGGGGCATGGAGCTGGGCCTTCTGAGCATGCGGAGAGGGGAGCTGGCCAGGTTCCTGTTCAAACCCACCTATGCCTACGGAACGCTGGGCTGCCCTCCCCTGATCCCCCCAAACACCACCGTCTTGTTTGAGATCGAGTTGCTTGACTTCCTGGACTCTGCTGAGTCGGACAAGTTTTGTGCCCTCTCGGCC GAGCAACAGGGTCAGTTTCCACTTGAGAAGGTCCTAAAGGTGGCAGCTACTGAACGGGAGTTTGGCAACTACCTTTTCCGCCAGAATCGTTTCTATGATGCCAAAATGAGATATAAACGG GCCTTGATGCTCCTCCGCCGGCGAACAGCACCCGCTGAAGAGCAGCACTTGGTGGAGACCGCCAAGCTGCTTGTTTTCCTCAATCTGTCCTTTACTTACCTGAAACTGGAGCGCCCCACCATGGCCCTGCGCTATGGAGAGCAGGCTCTGATCATTGACCAAAAGAATGCCAAGGCCCTCTTCCGCTGTGGACAG GCTTGTCTCCTTATGACCGAGTACCAGAAGGCCCGGGATTTTCTAGTCCGAGCCCAGAGGGAGCAGCCCTTCAACCACGACATCAATAACGAGCTGAAGAAACTGGCCGG ctACTATAGGGACTACATggacaaagagagagaaatgtgtcACCGGATGTTTGCTCCTGGTGACAATGGCTCTACAATAGGAGAAAACTAA